A single genomic interval of Sinorhizobium garamanticum harbors:
- a CDS encoding AraC family transcriptional regulator: MPERALARSVQSVVNFELQDADGLAEHIGQRFAPVRIEPIRAADRFTMSGTYGQVAGIDFSRSRVQGEFRIFPKRLYDGVFFMFPGAGSIVFQQSRENVMSSPTTAVAAEGLACRSMEFLADSSFCGVVIDRPVFAGRLSALLGHPVVEKPVFQPAFDMASGGASALRALVMCITGPEFGPQLNRMSLTAERIRETLVDLVLETWPNSYSEILRRPAPMIAPQHVKLAVDFVHEHAQMIPSGTELAALSGVSLRALQQGFRRFVGVSVGAYQRQVRLERARADLLREPGTSVEEIALRWGFTNAGRFSRYFKAAYGIFPTELIRRKT, translated from the coding sequence ATGCCGGAACGGGCACTCGCTCGCTCGGTCCAGTCGGTAGTGAATTTTGAGCTGCAAGACGCGGACGGTCTAGCGGAGCACATCGGTCAGCGGTTTGCGCCGGTCAGGATCGAGCCCATTCGGGCTGCGGATCGATTCACCATGTCCGGCACCTATGGTCAGGTCGCCGGCATCGATTTTAGCCGAAGCCGGGTCCAGGGCGAATTCAGGATATTCCCAAAGCGGCTCTATGACGGCGTGTTCTTCATGTTCCCAGGTGCCGGCAGCATCGTTTTCCAGCAGAGCCGCGAGAATGTCATGAGCTCGCCGACGACCGCGGTCGCGGCCGAAGGCCTGGCTTGCAGATCAATGGAATTTCTCGCCGACAGCTCGTTTTGCGGCGTGGTGATCGATCGGCCCGTGTTTGCCGGGCGGCTGTCTGCCCTGCTCGGCCATCCGGTCGTCGAGAAGCCGGTCTTCCAACCGGCGTTTGATATGGCATCCGGCGGCGCCAGCGCGCTGAGGGCTTTGGTGATGTGCATCACGGGTCCGGAATTCGGGCCGCAGCTTAACCGGATGAGTCTGACAGCAGAGCGGATTCGCGAGACTTTGGTCGACCTGGTGCTCGAAACGTGGCCGAACAGCTACTCGGAGATCCTGCGCCGACCGGCGCCGATGATCGCGCCTCAGCATGTGAAGCTCGCCGTGGATTTCGTCCATGAGCACGCGCAGATGATTCCAAGCGGCACTGAGCTTGCAGCTCTGTCGGGGGTTAGTCTTCGCGCGCTACAACAGGGCTTTCGACGGTTCGTGGGCGTCTCTGTTGGCGCGTACCAACGTCAGGTCCGATTGGAGCGGGCGCGCGCTGATCTTCTGCGTGAGCCAGGGACATCGGTCGAGGAGATCGCATTGCGTTGGGGCTTCACCAATGCCGGACGGTTCAGCCGCTATTTCAAGGCGGCCTACGGAATTTTCCCGACGGAGTTGATCCGCCGCAAGACTTGA
- a CDS encoding PD-(D/E)XK nuclease family protein, whose translation MRRRSIVVEGPLAFRMARIGAAQRAESGLQIFTLPLLAARLAGGFSRPARSQDLDPAIRTALQEGGFTELERVRHLPGTTRSIARTLAKVWQADLALDTLTSRSARLAEFAEVERRVRASLPPGVLTPRDLRDVALARVAHAPAMLGAIEIDRLTAIAPVWRPLLAKLATTVTLTWRNPGTADVSWFAGQVVSGERQPAAAMSIVTCANPRAEAVEALRWMRELIASGRARPEEIAICATATEEWDEHFLVLVADADLPLHFSHGVPVLASRDGQACAALADVLLNGLRQDRIRRLFGHAASRSRALAELPATWSLSLQPGAALFELDQWRRALDEAAGRPTDGIDPRPIVMPVLELLAQGPGAAAQAGAVLLGTAARALWTEALRRAPAEALEFSLHDLCLPDGRDPGTSAVWCPASHLVGAPRPWVRLLGMTSRSWPRRAAEDPLIPAHVLPRPVLDPDPVTEHDRRAFVVITGHAARGCVLSRSRRNAQGGQLSASPLLPQDMQPQILKGARIPQHAFSEVDRLLARPDEAAASPALAAADLCWRDWRRPGVTAHDGQVRADHPQIARAIGEVQSATSLRLMLRDPLAFVWRYALGWRAVPEDDQPLTLDARAYGELVHDLLKRTVNALEPVPGYARASRQEIEAALAASTETVRVHWPLERAAPPTLLWQHTLTAAAQLALKALTLDETFQSGTRSWTELAFGSAGDGATATDLPWRPDAEVTIPGTEVRIRGSIDRLDLTGDGRAVRVSDYKTGAEPRRADEIVLGRGTELQRVIYAIAARQLLPESQRVIARLVFLADQEPKPYRLPDVDQAIAELAEHVTAALVLLRNGHALPGPDAREEHNDFRIALPASATTYLQTKNAAFTRAFGEFARIWGCR comes from the coding sequence ATGAGGCGGCGATCGATAGTTGTCGAAGGGCCGCTTGCGTTCCGCATGGCGCGGATCGGCGCCGCGCAGCGGGCGGAATCTGGGCTACAGATTTTCACATTGCCGCTACTTGCCGCGCGTCTCGCGGGGGGCTTTAGTCGGCCCGCTCGGTCGCAGGATCTGGACCCCGCCATTCGCACTGCACTCCAGGAAGGCGGCTTCACGGAACTCGAACGAGTCCGCCATCTTCCCGGGACCACACGCTCGATCGCCCGCACGCTAGCAAAGGTTTGGCAAGCCGATCTCGCTCTTGACACCCTCACTAGCCGCAGCGCGCGACTTGCCGAGTTCGCCGAGGTTGAACGCCGCGTTCGCGCCAGCCTGCCACCCGGCGTGCTGACGCCGCGCGATCTGCGTGATGTCGCGCTTGCGCGCGTCGCGCATGCACCTGCAATGCTCGGAGCCATCGAAATCGATCGGCTGACGGCCATCGCCCCCGTCTGGCGCCCGTTGCTTGCGAAGCTCGCCACGACCGTTACCCTCACCTGGCGCAATCCCGGCACTGCGGACGTGAGCTGGTTCGCTGGACAGGTCGTCAGCGGCGAGCGACAGCCGGCCGCTGCCATGTCAATCGTTACCTGCGCTAACCCTCGCGCGGAAGCCGTCGAGGCGCTGCGCTGGATGCGCGAGCTCATTGCGTCCGGCCGCGCGCGTCCCGAAGAGATCGCGATCTGCGCCACTGCCACAGAGGAATGGGACGAGCATTTCCTCGTGCTAGTCGCCGATGCGGACCTGCCACTCCATTTCTCACACGGAGTGCCGGTCCTCGCGTCGCGGGACGGGCAAGCGTGCGCGGCGCTTGCTGACGTCCTGCTCAACGGCCTCAGGCAGGATCGAATCCGCCGGCTGTTCGGCCATGCCGCGAGCCGAAGCCGTGCGCTCGCAGAGCTGCCTGCGACCTGGTCGCTCAGCCTCCAGCCCGGCGCCGCGCTGTTCGAGCTCGACCAATGGCGTCGCGCGCTCGATGAGGCGGCCGGGCGCCCGACCGACGGAATCGATCCGCGCCCGATTGTCATGCCCGTTCTCGAGCTGCTTGCGCAGGGGCCTGGAGCGGCCGCACAGGCCGGTGCAGTGCTGCTGGGTACGGCGGCTCGGGCGCTCTGGACCGAGGCGCTCAGGCGCGCGCCCGCCGAAGCGCTCGAATTCTCGCTGCATGACTTGTGCCTGCCCGATGGACGCGATCCGGGCACGTCCGCAGTCTGGTGCCCGGCTAGCCACCTCGTGGGCGCGCCGCGTCCCTGGGTGCGCCTGCTCGGGATGACCTCGCGCTCCTGGCCGCGCCGCGCCGCGGAAGACCCACTAATACCGGCACACGTCCTGCCGCGTCCTGTGCTCGATCCCGACCCCGTCACCGAGCACGACCGGCGCGCCTTCGTCGTGATCACTGGCCACGCCGCGCGCGGCTGCGTGCTCTCCCGAAGCCGGCGCAACGCCCAGGGCGGGCAGCTGTCCGCCAGCCCTCTGCTCCCGCAGGACATGCAGCCGCAGATCCTAAAAGGCGCGCGCATTCCGCAGCACGCGTTCAGCGAAGTCGATCGGCTTCTCGCACGGCCCGACGAGGCGGCGGCATCGCCGGCGCTCGCCGCCGCCGATCTCTGCTGGCGCGATTGGCGACGCCCGGGGGTCACCGCGCACGATGGCCAAGTGCGCGCGGACCATCCGCAGATCGCCCGTGCGATCGGCGAGGTCCAATCCGCGACCTCCCTGCGGCTGATGCTTCGTGACCCGCTGGCCTTCGTGTGGCGCTACGCGCTGGGCTGGCGTGCGGTTCCCGAAGACGATCAGCCCCTTACGCTCGACGCACGCGCCTATGGCGAACTGGTCCATGACCTGCTGAAGCGTACCGTTAATGCCCTCGAACCCGTGCCAGGCTATGCGCGCGCGTCGCGCCAGGAAATCGAGGCTGCGCTCGCGGCGTCGACCGAAACGGTGCGCGTGCACTGGCCGCTCGAGCGAGCGGCGCCGCCCACCTTGCTCTGGCAACACACGCTCACCGCGGCCGCGCAGCTCGCGCTTAAGGCGCTGACGCTCGACGAAACGTTCCAATCTGGCACACGCAGCTGGACCGAGCTTGCCTTCGGCAGCGCCGGGGATGGCGCTACCGCAACCGATCTGCCGTGGCGTCCCGACGCCGAGGTGACGATTCCGGGCACTGAGGTGCGGATCCGCGGCAGCATCGATCGGCTCGATCTCACCGGCGACGGTCGTGCCGTGCGCGTGTCGGACTACAAGACCGGCGCCGAGCCGCGCCGGGCGGACGAGATCGTGCTCGGCCGCGGCACGGAGCTTCAGCGCGTCATCTACGCAATCGCGGCCCGCCAGTTGCTCCCCGAGAGTCAGCGGGTGATCGCACGGCTCGTATTTCTCGCCGACCAAGAGCCGAAGCCCTATCGCCTGCCGGACGTCGACCAGGCGATCGCCGAACTCGCCGAGCATGTCACGGCGGCCCTCGTGCTCTTGCGAAACGGACACGCCTTGCCTGGGCCCGACGCGCGGGAAGAGCACAATGACTTCCGCATCGCGCTGCCGGCATCGGCCACCACCTATCTCCAGACCAAGAATGCCGCCTTCACGCGCGCCTTCGGTGAGTTCGCGCGGATATGGGGGTGCCGATGA
- a CDS encoding LysR family transcriptional regulator, which translates to MTFDLRQLRYAIATADHHSFHRAAEVLKIERSTLSRAILALERCTKVKLFVRSHAGVTMTPLGREFIRDAREIITRVDRLERSMLAVDRGRGGKIMIGHNGPISAGHLRATLFAWGEHSPDIEVDGVEAPRCELISELNSGRIDVAIMMGEANYPGVNRAAFWSERMLLAMPADHPLAIHESLQWVELRNETFLLTERDPGPELRDMLLGRLGTVSSRPTIKMHAVSRESIMSVLGGGLGVTITCEGASGATYPNVVLREIHGPHGQAYLGFSGYWRTDNSNPALRHFLTFVKNRYSLSFDIP; encoded by the coding sequence ATGACTTTCGATCTCAGGCAGCTTCGCTACGCCATCGCCACCGCCGATCATCATAGTTTCCACCGCGCGGCAGAGGTCCTCAAGATCGAACGATCCACGCTGAGCCGAGCAATCCTCGCCCTCGAGCGCTGCACTAAGGTCAAATTGTTCGTGCGAAGCCATGCCGGCGTCACGATGACTCCCCTCGGCCGGGAGTTCATCCGCGATGCGCGCGAGATCATCACCAGAGTCGACCGCCTCGAACGCTCGATGCTTGCGGTCGATCGCGGACGCGGCGGTAAGATCATGATCGGCCATAATGGTCCGATCTCCGCCGGCCATCTCCGCGCGACGCTATTTGCATGGGGAGAACATAGCCCCGACATTGAAGTCGATGGCGTCGAGGCGCCGCGATGCGAACTCATATCCGAGCTCAACTCCGGACGCATCGACGTCGCCATCATGATGGGCGAGGCGAATTATCCCGGCGTCAACAGAGCCGCCTTCTGGAGCGAACGCATGCTGCTCGCCATGCCCGCTGACCACCCCTTGGCCATACACGAAAGCCTGCAGTGGGTTGAACTTCGCAACGAGACCTTTCTCCTGACAGAACGCGATCCAGGTCCAGAATTGCGCGACATGCTGCTCGGGCGTCTCGGTACAGTGAGTTCTCGCCCCACGATCAAGATGCACGCGGTCTCGCGCGAATCCATCATGAGTGTGCTCGGTGGCGGGCTTGGTGTCACAATCACCTGCGAAGGCGCGAGCGGAGCAACCTACCCCAATGTCGTGCTACGCGAGATCCATGGCCCCCACGGCCAGGCCTATTTGGGCTTCTCCGGATATTGGCGAACCGACAACTCCAATCCGGCCCTTCGCCATTTCCTGACCTTCGTCAAAAATCGCTATTCGCTGTCGTTCGACATCCCGTAA
- a CDS encoding GGDEF domain-containing protein, whose protein sequence is MSIATALAFIRGLPPHAYWGILSLAAIIPLLIAPPIAIGALSVLRLLTITIDRLDNCVRYDPLTGLLTRLYLLNQIREQLAIGGTFLMIDADHFKSVNDTYGHDIGDEALKCLANVLRAALPPDALAGRLGGEEFGVFLPAKANVEAAHLADALCNAMRRSGKIIAGHRINLTISIGVAQHRPSNTLEQTMKLADEALYHAKRTGRDRYHIAADNESDATPATASIRAHRERRLQQLAAANS, encoded by the coding sequence GTGTCGATCGCAACGGCGCTCGCATTCATCCGCGGGCTACCGCCCCACGCCTATTGGGGCATCCTATCTCTCGCGGCGATCATCCCGCTGTTGATTGCACCACCGATCGCCATCGGAGCTTTGAGCGTCCTCAGGCTGCTCACGATCACGATTGATCGTCTCGACAATTGCGTCCGCTACGATCCGCTCACCGGCTTGCTCACGCGCCTCTACCTGCTGAATCAAATCCGCGAGCAACTGGCGATCGGCGGCACATTCCTGATGATCGACGCGGACCATTTCAAGTCGGTCAACGACACTTACGGACACGACATCGGCGACGAAGCTCTGAAGTGCCTCGCCAACGTGCTCAGAGCAGCGCTGCCGCCCGATGCGTTGGCGGGACGACTGGGCGGCGAGGAGTTTGGTGTCTTCCTCCCCGCGAAAGCCAATGTCGAAGCGGCGCACCTTGCCGACGCGCTCTGCAATGCCATGCGGCGATCCGGGAAGATCATCGCAGGACACAGGATCAATCTCACGATCAGTATTGGCGTTGCCCAGCATCGGCCATCAAACACGCTTGAGCAGACCATGAAGCTCGCCGATGAGGCACTCTACCACGCCAAGCGAACCGGGCGTGACCGTTATCACATTGCCGCCGACAATGAATCCGACGCAACCCCTGCGACGGCGTCGATCCGCGCGCACCGCGAGCGGCGCCTGCAGCAACTTGCGGCAGCCAACAGCTAG
- a CDS encoding DUF2958 domain-containing protein has product MILLTPELRERLLANGSNPDTDHIPVVKFFNPLGAATWLATELDADNDTLFGLADLGFGCPELGSFSFSEIASLRLSLGMGIERDILFEGKFPISAWAEAARETGSISAAERVLYAAARHGPEEGT; this is encoded by the coding sequence ATGATCCTCCTCACACCAGAGCTGCGGGAGCGGCTGCTCGCCAACGGCAGCAATCCCGACACCGACCACATCCCCGTCGTCAAATTCTTCAACCCGCTCGGGGCCGCGACATGGCTCGCCACCGAGCTCGACGCTGATAATGATACGCTGTTCGGTCTGGCCGACCTCGGCTTCGGCTGCCCGGAGCTCGGATCCTTCAGCTTCTCCGAGATCGCATCGTTGCGCCTGTCGCTCGGCATGGGCATCGAGCGCGACATCCTCTTCGAGGGGAAATTCCCGATCTCTGCCTGGGCGGAGGCAGCACGCGAAACCGGAAGCATAAGCGCTGCTGAGCGGGTGCTATACGCCGCCGCTCGTCACGGGCCGGAGGAGGGCACGTGA
- a CDS encoding ATP-binding protein produces the protein MVEFLDIAVLRDGRRRPLLQLPTVLVLEEAHTFVRRGKDDDGPASSPTQLCREVFERIAREGRKFGLGLVLSSQRPSELSPTVLAQCNTFLLHRIVNDTDQNLVARLVPDNVGGLLRELPSLPSRQAVLLGWATPIPVLVEIDELPDAQRPQSADPDFWKVWTLAEQRSVDWGAISQEWSGVPPTHPGEQ, from the coding sequence TTGGTGGAGTTTCTGGACATCGCGGTTCTCCGCGACGGGCGCCGGAGGCCTCTCCTCCAGCTGCCGACCGTGCTGGTGCTTGAGGAAGCCCACACGTTCGTTCGGCGCGGCAAGGATGACGACGGCCCCGCTTCATCTCCGACCCAACTCTGTCGCGAGGTATTCGAGCGCATAGCCCGGGAGGGACGCAAGTTCGGGCTTGGGCTTGTCCTTTCGTCGCAGCGGCCGTCGGAGCTTTCTCCGACAGTTCTTGCCCAATGCAATACGTTCCTATTGCACCGCATCGTCAACGACACGGATCAGAACCTCGTCGCTCGCTTGGTACCTGACAATGTGGGTGGGCTCTTGCGGGAGCTGCCGAGTTTGCCGTCGAGGCAGGCAGTTCTTCTCGGTTGGGCAACGCCGATCCCAGTTCTGGTGGAGATCGACGAGTTGCCTGATGCGCAGCGGCCGCAGTCGGCAGACCCCGATTTCTGGAAGGTATGGACATTGGCCGAACAGCGAAGCGTCGATTGGGGTGCGATTTCGCAGGAGTGGTCGGGCGTTCCTCCGACGCACCCAGGGGAACAATGA
- a CDS encoding ArdC family protein: MSRNSTNGRSGTDRASLYDEITDKIIAELEAGRVPWVQPWGSAAAKAPLAMPKNAATGRQYSGINVLILWGAVIEYGFPSQTWLTFRQALSLGGNVRKGERGTTVVYADRFIPEDEKQRARETGEEAQAIPFLKRFTVFNAAQCDNLPDDIATVAPPPPEGLVEPKVEALIKATSIDFRIGGNRAFYVPALDYVQVPPPQTYYDPINWHRTALHELGHATGHLSRLNRDLTGSFGSKRYAFEELVAEMNAAFCCASLGIVPTVRHADYIGSWLEVLREDNRAIVRAASQASKAAAYLLGFLPEDDHLESGDEPSDERRAA; the protein is encoded by the coding sequence ATGTCCAGAAACTCCACCAACGGCCGCTCCGGCACGGACCGGGCGAGCCTCTATGACGAAATCACCGACAAGATCATCGCTGAGCTTGAGGCCGGCCGCGTCCCATGGGTTCAGCCTTGGGGAAGCGCGGCGGCGAAGGCGCCGCTCGCGATGCCAAAGAATGCCGCGACCGGCCGGCAATATTCCGGGATCAATGTGCTGATCCTCTGGGGCGCCGTCATCGAATACGGCTTCCCGAGCCAGACCTGGCTCACGTTCCGCCAGGCGCTCTCGCTCGGCGGCAATGTGCGAAAGGGCGAGCGCGGCACGACCGTCGTCTATGCCGACCGGTTCATTCCCGAAGATGAAAAGCAGCGCGCACGCGAGACTGGCGAGGAGGCCCAGGCGATCCCGTTCCTGAAGCGCTTCACCGTCTTCAATGCTGCTCAATGCGACAACCTTCCGGACGATATCGCCACCGTCGCACCACCGCCGCCCGAGGGGCTTGTCGAGCCCAAGGTCGAGGCGCTGATCAAGGCAACCAGCATCGACTTCCGGATCGGCGGCAACAGGGCCTTCTACGTGCCGGCCCTCGACTACGTACAAGTCCCGCCTCCGCAGACTTATTACGATCCGATCAACTGGCACCGCACGGCCCTGCATGAGCTCGGTCATGCCACAGGCCATCTCTCGCGCCTTAATCGTGACCTGACGGGATCCTTCGGCTCGAAGAGGTACGCATTCGAGGAATTGGTGGCTGAGATGAACGCGGCTTTCTGCTGCGCGTCACTCGGCATCGTCCCGACCGTCCGCCATGCCGACTATATCGGCTCCTGGCTCGAGGTGCTGCGCGAAGACAATCGCGCGATCGTGCGCGCCGCTTCGCAGGCAAGCAAGGCGGCAGCATATCTCCTCGGCTTCCTGCCTGAGGACGACCACCTGGAGAGCGGCGACGAACCCTCGGACGAGAGGAGGGCAGCATGA
- a CDS encoding helix-turn-helix domain-containing protein, which translates to MGRTDQHSTLDPNGNNGAGRQLAVIGATGEYSRAETSLHVHPDVTVVKSSEGFGWSDLYAAVTDERPHLAIRRAIPDIWFASTLTGIELRRTVGEEQHHAVLSSDLVTITPAGMAVRDEIAVPVNAVHVFLRGDLMQEVADDLFARHRSDRAIIPAFAIEDRALYFLLHAIRVSLDDPPRSNLLKAEFLSRAMAAHVLQIHSTDGVVRNRVPDRLGSNQFRAVVDYIEANLSSEISVNELAAITGLSREQFFRRFRASLGMTPYRYVMMVRIEQAKAYLADPKLEIVSIALMCGFSNQSHFGAVFRRFTGKSPAGYRRSIA; encoded by the coding sequence TTGGGGCGGACAGATCAGCACTCGACACTCGATCCCAATGGAAACAATGGGGCCGGTCGACAACTGGCGGTGATCGGCGCCACGGGTGAATACAGCCGAGCGGAAACCTCGTTGCACGTGCATCCGGATGTTACCGTCGTCAAATCTAGCGAAGGCTTCGGCTGGTCCGATCTCTACGCCGCGGTGACCGACGAGCGGCCTCATCTCGCAATCCGCAGGGCAATTCCAGATATCTGGTTCGCATCGACCCTTACGGGAATCGAACTGCGCCGCACGGTGGGCGAAGAGCAGCACCATGCGGTGCTGTCGTCCGACCTTGTTACGATAACGCCGGCAGGCATGGCGGTGCGTGACGAGATCGCTGTGCCCGTCAATGCCGTTCACGTTTTTCTCAGAGGCGACCTGATGCAGGAGGTCGCCGATGATCTCTTTGCGAGGCACCGCTCGGATCGGGCCATCATACCGGCGTTCGCGATCGAAGATCGGGCGCTGTATTTCCTTCTTCACGCGATCCGCGTATCGCTAGACGACCCTCCCCGGAGCAATCTCCTGAAGGCGGAGTTCCTCTCCAGGGCGATGGCGGCGCATGTTTTGCAGATCCACTCCACCGACGGAGTTGTGCGGAACAGGGTTCCTGACAGGCTTGGATCGAACCAGTTCCGGGCAGTGGTCGACTATATCGAAGCCAATCTCTCCAGCGAGATCAGCGTCAACGAGCTTGCCGCGATCACCGGTCTCAGCCGCGAGCAGTTCTTCCGCCGCTTCAGAGCGTCGCTCGGGATGACTCCCTACCGATATGTAATGATGGTTCGCATCGAGCAGGCCAAGGCCTACTTGGCCGATCCAAAGCTTGAGATCGTATCAATCGCCCTGATGTGCGGTTTTTCGAACCAATCGCATTTCGGCGCGGTCTTCAGGCGCTTCACTGGAAAATCGCCCGCTGGCTACCGACGCTCGATCGCCTAG